The Mytilus galloprovincialis chromosome 7, xbMytGall1.hap1.1, whole genome shotgun sequence genome has a window encoding:
- the LOC143082972 gene encoding uncharacterized protein LOC143082972, producing the protein MESFDKLKNVLKSFNRKDFTEDDIDQALMLLDSIRAYTKTLSAGIVRYINVNDLDQEWTEVGSGHFGYVYASRYGGSKVAIKIFKEEPKSKMREGKILHSLSHENIIAFRGIGYISQTKAKKIDIQVSDENEGEMMFLVMEYIDQNLLKYVDGMRVHERKGLRYDMVWDIGQQIISALNYLHNFKIAHRDLKPDNILLEVGPRRIVVKLADFGLATDGNQINTNPPRDKKMNGSSSSVANVRWGAPEVFQETFGREWSFEDYKNADIYCFGNVLTFMLTGERPYCKISTGTLIDYNDPTENLSNPDLPKTLTGHLKNVISKCHLKDPTERPTSENILKDFFSSENNPYILQTNPVTAAEFFSCGFMDKTDIFVADSCTDKEASQMGFYESGIRPTGYDHCNLICQIEVEKAPYRDRPNEWSLEIDYNDSSDEFHTMAKNKVIDNNPTVALKGLTFARTGEEENQLIEFKFKESDYVHHRAMRKIWIDFSNQQKIEQLPSKADVHPYFSNTFGLHVAVLTDEGPGKTQKFLFPRRAQREGMAAPGKFTCGAVESASKPDYKIQNGKTYVDLVNTAARGLKEELGLELVGRDLDAICLTTVYLKFDTHEWGLCGFVNLKDERIQQKHRLSANSLKDIFSTGPKDKFEHQTLTFIDFDLKTMVAFVFNNHENFASSAKLVVVKVLQAFYGWQRVQQEFDFLRYGK; encoded by the coding sequence ATGGAGTCCTTTGATAAATTGAAAAACGTTCTCAAGTCATTCAACAGAAAAGACTTTACCGAAGACGATATCGATCAAGCACTCATGCTATTGGATTCAATCCGTGCTTATACTAAAACTTTGTCTGCGGGAATAGTACGTTATATCAACGTAAATGATCTAGATCAAGAATGGACAGAGGTTGGATCTGGTCATTTTGGATACGTGTACGCTAGTAGATATGGGGGATCGAAGGTGGCAATTAAGATATTTAAAGAAGAACCAAAATCAAAGATGCGTGAGGGAAAGATACTGCATTCCCTGAGCCATGAAAATATTATAGCATTTCGAGGAATCGGATACATATCACAAACAAAagcgaaaaaaatagatatacAAGTAAGTGACGAGAACGAGGGTGAAATGATGTTTCTAGTCATGGAGTATATTGATCAAAATCTATTAAAGTACGTAGATGGGATGAGAGTCCATGAAAGGAAAGGACTTCGATACGATATGGTTTGGGATATTGGACAGCAGATCATTAGTGCATTGAACTATCTTCACAACTTCAAAATCGCGCATCGAGATCTCAAACCAGATAACATTCTTCTAGAGGTTGGACCAAGAAGAATTGTCGTAAAACTGGCAGACTTTGGGCTGGCAACGGACGGAAATCAAATAAACACCAATCCTCCTCGAGATAAAAAAATGAATGGGTCCAGTTCCAGCGTTGCAAATGTAAGATGGGGTGCACCTGAAGTATTTCAAGAAACGTTTGGTCGAGAATGGTCATTCGAAGATTATAAAAATGCAGATATATATTGCTTTGGAAATGTCTTAACTTTTATGCTAACCGGTGAGCGACCTTATTGTAAAATATCAACGGGAACACTGATCGACTACAATGATCCAACGGAAAACTTATCAAACCCAGATTTACCAAAAACTCTTACTGGTCATTTGAAAAACGTGATTTCTAAGTGCCACCTAAAGGATCCAACGGAGAGACCGACATCCGAGAACATTTTGAAAGATTTCTTCAGTTCGGAAAATAATCCATATATCTTGCAGACAAACCCGGTAACCGCAGCAGAATTCTTTAGTTGTGGTTTCATGGATAAGACAGACATATTTGTTGCTGACTCTTGTACTGACAAGGAGGCGTCACAAATGGGTTTTTACGAATCTGGAATAAGACCTACCGGATATGACCATTGTAATTTAATTTGTCAGATTGAAGTAGAAAAAGCTCCATATCGAGACAGACCAAATGAATGGTCACTTGAGATTGATTATAACGACAGTTCAGATGAATTCCATACAATGGCAAAGAATAAAGTAATAGATAATAACCCCACTGTAGCTTTGAAGGGATTGACATTTGCAAGAACAGGCGAAGAAGAAAATCAACTTATtgaattcaaatttaaagaatcTGATTATGTTCATCACAGGGCTATGAGAAAAATATGGATTGATTTTTCAAATCAGCAGAAGATTGAGCAACTTCCTTCAAAGGCAGACGTGCATCCATATTTTAGTAACACGTTTGGTCTGCATGTGGCAGTCCTTACAGATGAAGGTCCTGGCAAAACTCAAAAATTTTTGTTTCCACGTCGTGCACAAAGAGAGGGAATGGCTGCTCCTGGAAAATTTACTTGCGGTGCCGTCGAAAGTGCATCTAAACCAGACTACAAGATTCAAAATGGTAAAACGTATGTTGATTTAGTCAATACTGCTGCACGTGGACTGAAAGAGGAACTCGGTCTTGAACTTGTGGGGCGAGACTTAGATGCAATATGCTTGACCACGGTATACTTAAAATTCGACACACATGAATGGGGACTGTGTGGTTTTGTCAATTTAAAAGATGAAAGAATACAACAAAAGCACAGACTTAGTGCCAATAGTTTGAAAGATATATTCAGCACTGGACCAAAAGACAAATTTGAACACCAAACGCTTACgtttattgattttgatttaaaaacaatGGTTGCATTCGTTTTTAATAACCATGAAAACTTTGCAAGCTCTGCAAAACTAGTCGTTGTGAAAGTTTTGCAGGCATTCTATGGATGGCAACGAGTACAACAAGAGTTTGACTTTTTGCGCTATGGGAAATAG
- the LOC143082974 gene encoding uncharacterized protein LOC143082974: MESFDKLKRVIESFKRKNFTEEDIDRSLTLLDSIHDYTKTLAEEIVRYINVDDLDPIWVKVGCGHFGHVYASKYEKSKVAIKILNEGSRSRRSEGGLLYSLSHENIIAFRGLGYITHTKAKELNLQVRKTNMVEMMFLVMEYIDQNLFKYVEGMKVHEIKGLSDDMVWDIGQQIIRALNYLHNKNIAHHDLKPDNILVEVGPRRVIVKLTDFGLSNAGHQINTNHLSESSISSVVGVANKIWDAPEVFQVRLGCELSLEDYKKADIYCFGNVLTFMLTGEQPCEKISTKTLALSLDLTEKIADLDLPKNLTGHLNDLIFNCRRVDPKYRPTAKNILDFFFCLEKNLHLMQANQKTEADFFSCGFLDKTDIFVADSCTNKEASQIGFYESEMRPTGYDHSDLKCLVEVEKLAYRDIPDQWTLEAEYKDNLETFQETDKHQTVALKGLSFARTGEKENQLIDLIFKQSDSVHYMSMKKIWKDFSSHQKIEELPSKADVHPYFSNTFDLHVAVLTNEGPDNPQKIVFPPCEQRDDRTEPGIISCGAFESASHLDYNVQNGKTYVDLVNTAARGLKEKLGLELLGSDLNAICLTTVFLKFDTHEWGLCGFVDLKDERINLKHRMSADSLKDIFSIRPKFKHQTLTFVDFDLKSIVEFVFNNHEHFESSDKLVVVKVLQAFYGWQLVQKEFEILRYRK; this comes from the coding sequence ATGGAGTCGTTCGATAAATTGAAAAGAGTGATCgagtcatttaaaagaaaaaattttACTGAAGAAGATATCGATCGATCACTAACACTACTGGATTCAATCCATGACTATACAAAAACGTTGGCGGAGGAAATTGTCCGTTATATCAACGTGGATGATCTGGATCCAATATGGGTAAAAGTTGGATGCGGCCATTTTGGACACGTATACGCTAGTAAATATGAAAAATCGAAGGTGGCTATTAAAATACTTAATGAAGGTTCCAGATCAAGGAGAAGTGAGGGAGGGTTACTGTATTCCTTGAGCCATGAAAATATCATAGCATTTCGAGGTTTAGGATACATAACGCACACAAAAGCGAAAGAACTAAATTTACAAGTGAGGAAAACAAACATGGTTGAAATGATGTTTTTAGTTATGGAGTATATCGATCAAAATCTTTTTAAATACGTAGAAGGGATGAAAGTTCATGAAATAAAAGGACTTAGCGATGATATGGTTTGGGATATTGGACAGCAGATCATTCGTGCATTGAACTATCTTCACAACAAGAATATTGCTCATCACGATCTTAAACCGGACAACATTCTTGTGGAAGTTGGACCGCGAAGAGTTATCGTAAAACTGACAGACTTTGGACTTTCAAATGCTGGTCATCAAATTAACACCAATCATCTTTCCGAATCAAGTATATCTTCTGTTGTTGGTGTTGCAAATAAGATATGGGATGCACCTGAAGTATTTCAAGTAAGATTAGGTTGTGAGTTGTCACTGGAAGATTATAAAAAAGCCGATATATACTGCTTTGGTAATGTATTAACATTCATGCTGACAGGTGAACAACCTTGTGAGAAGATATCAACAAAAACATTAGCACTCTCTCTGGATCTAACAGAAAAAATAGCAGATCTAGATTTGCCCAAAAATCTAACTGGTCACTTGAATGATTTGATTTTTAACTGTCGTCGAGTGGATCCAAAGTACAGGCCAACAGCCAAAAACATTTTGGATTTTTTCTTCTGTTTGGAAAAAAATCTACATCTCATGCAAGCAAACCAGAAGACTGAAGCAGATTTTTTTAGTTGTGGCTTTCTTGATAAGACCGACATATTTGTTGCTGACTCATGTACTAACAAAGAGGCGTCGCAAATTGGTTTCTACGAATCTGAAATGAGACCTACCGGATATGATCATTCAGATTTGAAATGTCTCGTTGAAGTTGAAAAGCTCGCATATCGAGACATACCAGATCAATGGACACTTGAAGCAGAATATAAGGACAATTTGGAAACATTTCAAGAAACAGACAAACATCAAACTGTAGCTTTGAAGGGGTTGTCATTTGCAAGAACGGGTGAGAAAGAGAATCAACTAATTGACCTTATTTTTAAGCAGTCTGATAGTGTTCATTACATGtctatgaaaaaaatatggaaaGATTTTTCAAGTCACCAGAAGATTGAAGAACTTCCCTCGAAAGCAGACGTACATCCCTATTTTAGTAACACATTTGACTTGCACGTGGCAGTCCTTACGAATGAAGGTCCTGACAATCCTCAGAAAATTGTATTTCCGCCTTGTGAGCAAAGAGATGATAGAACTGAACCAGGAATTATTTCATGTGGTGCCTTCGAAAGTGCATCGCACCTGGATTACAATGTACAAAATGGTAAAACCTATGTTGATTTAGTAAATACTGCAGCACGTGGACTAAAAGAAAAACTTGGACTTGAACTCTTAGGGAGTGACTTAAATGCTATTTGTTTGACAACGGTGTTCTTGAAATTCGATACCCATGAATGGGGACTATGTGGTTTTGTCGATTTGAAAGATGAAAGAATAAATCTAAAGCACAGAATGAGTGCTGATAGTTTGAAAGATATATTTAGCATCAGACCTAAATTTAAACATCAAACGCTTACGTTTGTAGATTTCGATTTAAAATCAATAGTCGAGTTCGTTTTCAATAACCATGAACACTTTGAAAGTTCTGATAAACTCGTTGTTGTGAAAGTTTTGCAAGCATTCTACGGATGGCAACTAGTACAAAAAGAGTTTGAAATTCTGCGCTATAGGAAATAG